The Diabrotica undecimpunctata isolate CICGRU chromosome 3, icDiaUnde3, whole genome shotgun sequence genome includes the window aggtactcatttttattcaggctgagtcgacctggggcctatagacatttttaaaatgtctagatgttctatataaaatgacagaaaatattGAGTTAAAATAAACAGTAACTGTTAACCACTTAAAAGACCGAAATTGTCTCCAACCACAACCATTTTCATTCCAATATTACTGAAAACGCACATATTGGCCTTCTAAATCAACTTCAACCTTTGATCTATCGATACAATAGTATTTTATAGCTAGAGTTACTCAGTATTTATGAACTCTCTGAGAATATTCTCTGGTTGGCATGGCTACTATCTTGTTATTCAAAAGAAAGGAGATGGGAATTGTCTTTTAGAGCTTTTGTGGTAGCAAAGACTTCATATTTTGATAAGAGCAGCTCCGTTGGATTCATCATCCTCAACCATAACTCAATATTTCAccagaaaatgaagaaaagatTGACGATGGACATGCATACTGACTTCAACTTGAGCAAACTTTGTGCAAAACTTGACGGATACACTGATACTTGGGATATTACTATGACTACGTTTATGCTCAAAAAGACCATCATAGTCTATAACTCATTTCACCCGAGTCATAAAAAATTTCTACAATGTTATTACAGACTCGCCACAGAACTTCGAACATTTATTAATGACCACAAATATTATTCCGGGACCTACTGTATTCTAACGATAAATGATGCACCTGGTAGCTTTATCCGCATGGTTTTGTCTACAAATCATTACACGCCATTTTTAAATCGATATGAAAACTGCAGTCTTACAATAAGATCAGCTTACTTTATCGATATCACTAGTTTATGAAATCTTGCAATCTTTTTTTgcaagattttttaatttaatcattttgatgatgaaaatttttttaaacgaaagtacatatttttgtttttgtcttgttAATGCCCGTCGAATAATATATCGCTTGTACTATTTCGGCGAACAGTACTTCCAGTTGCAAGTCTCGAGCCGGATGTCTGAAGTCAAATTTCCCACCTTTAATATCATCTATGGGATATAAGCTCTCATTTGAAACCTCATTTGTCATTGCAACTTCTGTTCTAATAACGGAGAAGTTGTGTTCACGGATAGATGGATAGAGAGACATGGATGTTTCAAGGTTTTCTAAGAACAAATACAGTAATTGACAATCATCTTCTAGAACATGTTAATCATTTCCTTTACCTAGGGTGTTACAAAGTTTAGGGAAGAATAAAAACATTGATTAGAAAAATAAAGACGCAAGACAAAAAACGAATATCTACTcattcaattaaaaaataaaagagtaaacgCTAAAACGCCTAATCTTTAGAAAGATAAAAAAGAAGACTTTTAGTAGAATTGCCAAAAATTTAGTAAAACATGTCTTACCTGTATTTGTTTCATAGTATCCTCCAACATTATCAGTCGATTCTCCAAGTTTTGAATTTGTATCTCTTTCTTTTTCCTTTCCTTCTCTTCCAAATCTTTTAGAATCCTTTTTTGGCCCTTGGTGCTCAAAAACTCCCGCAACGTGAAATCGTGGTCGAGTTTTCTCTGAATTTCCCGCATTtcctaaaataaaatagaataaaagtatGGAGAAACAATATAAATAGATTTTGTATTTGAATTGTAGAAgtcttgtaaaatttttattgagaAAACTTAAAGCTGGTTCAATTAGGTTTTTACAAGTAAACAGTTGATACGCATTGCACAAAAAACTGTTTCTAATCATTAAATAAGGTATTTAGACAATTAGATTCTATGGATTGGGAAATAACATATAATCTACAAATTCCGCGacatataataaaaatagtagAAGACACATATAAAAAAGTTATCAGGACAGTGCGAATAaaagatataagaataataataaaaaaaaagaaataaataatataaacaagaaaaatatcaCTCTGTGTCAGTGACGTACCTACAATTCAGGAGGCCCGAGACGGACGTAACCGAAGAGTCCCCTCCCCCTCACAAtataagacaaagactaagactTACCTCCGTATAGGAACTACCTAAATAAAActtgtttgaaatttaaagataaaatgtaataaaatttataCCTATCCTATactaaaaattacttttaatttaATTACTCTGGTTTGGTTTTATTCATTATACCAACATTAAAAAGGGTTAATATTGATAACACAAGATTATTTTGTTAATAgaatacattttgaagacggctatgaccgtattcccgttctcctccgccaatcctcccggtccaagacatgctcctcctccaaacctttcgattccatcACTCTTCCAATTCCTTCATTCCacgagcgtcgaggtctacctctttttttttttcttccagagGGCTTCCATCTGTAAAGTTCTTGGGACCAatgttcgtcaggcattctcaataggcgtccaaaccattttaaacctcttctttctattctttcaatgaccgtttctgtagcattcatgttttttttttatagattcgatgatcttcctttccagccttgatgttctagccaacgttcaactgccaacaatcttctcttcagatctgcattaattgtccatacttcagagccataacaaagaactgattcagcCATGGTTTGcgctattctttttttgttccttttggaaatgtggtgatcccaccataaggagttcaaacatcctacaattttacgtccctgattaattcggtgtttaatttggGTTTCTCCCAAgacgttcttatcaatgagtgcacctaaatatttaaatgtttccacttgtttgatttccacgtcctcgtctatgaATACtttaaaccttgcatctgaaaTGATAACTCAATATTCTGTTcattcatgctgacttgtaacttCCATTTTACATGTTCTCTGTATAGACgatttatcataaattctagaccATAAGAATCTTGaactaggacgacttggtcatccgcaaagttcagggagcaCAGTACGTCGTTTACTATAgagattcccattccctggcagtggtttttccaatttagGGGGGctacctcaatatataaattaaacagcaagggtgacatactgcatccttgtcttactcaTTTAGTTACTTTCATTGACtttgatagtctatttccgatttttaggtaagtagtttttcttttttcataCCCACAGAGGGTCTGCGTCGTTTTAACTGAtaagaaccacgtgttcaagtcgaacaaagaaacatgttgctctttaagtattaaaatcttcaaccattgtcatcgacctagggtcgcattataatttaaatttaaatatgtaaaaccatatattgatgtctccgctgcaattttagtgttagcttcaagtactaaaagaaggcactgaggatgatctgagctagatcgaaaacgttatgcatctataaattttggacgacaccttttaaattaaatgtttttataccaatatacaaattttgaagttttgtacttctgtataagttttttaactatggtatacagccaactactgggattttttcattaatttttttatttattatctttccaaacaatctcccgaaagtaggtaggacacttaatcctctgtatCTGATTttttcgattaccctttttaaagatggacacttagtgagcggttttccattcagatggtactttcATTTGTTGGCACtattgattcattagaaaagttattcgttctattaggagtggacctcctgctttaagtaactctacagctatattgccagaTCTTGAAGATCGCCCGTTTTATTTTAATTAGAGACCTCGTTGTTCgtagtattaatgttactatttgtttgtctctccatactgtatttctctcccatatattccaatctggactcttggagtaaatttttatggtgattttttcacttttctataggaattaagttgcttaaggagttatgggtgtttttctttagattattgatagttctccatgcttccgtagtctgagaaccaccaattaaattttcaacttggacacatttttgttcccaaaaattgttttttacttcttttatttgattgcgtacttctcagtttttcctttgatatgttactctattgctagatgttttatttgttagccattttttatatattttgtttttttcttgtatcatttcttttacgtttttTGTCATCCATAGTGGTTCATGGTGTTTTGttattattcatattttaatttatttcttttttacttttttttaaaaacatttttttcttattttaatttctgaaaattgttTGATTACATTGTCGAAGTTGATGGTGTTTGCTACTTCACGTTCAATCGAGAGCAGTGCCAAACTATTTAGCCGGGTATGCCTCATCGTTGAGCATAAATAGCCTTTATGAGTTTCGATTTTAAACAACTCGTTTCATTAGGAGCGATAGAGACACATAGTTAAAAACAGATTTATTTCAACAAAGACATTTGGAACAGATTCCATCAGGTCCATATCTAGAATAAACTCTGCCATCTTCAATATAGTCCAAGTTCTGGCCTCTTCATTTATTCTTGCAGCTTTTATATAGTGGCGAAGTCTTTTGATTTCAATCCGTAAATttaatcaaatcttaactgtctttttctttttttttccttttgaTTTGATTAACAATTTCTTGCTTATCAAACATTCAAGAATAGATCTTTTAGTTCGAGTAGAGATTCCCATTTCATCATATTCTCCGAAGCAACCTGGAGAGCCTTCGTGACCAACTCATATCGACGGCCTTCCAAAAAGACTTTCAAACTTGGGAGATTTATTACGACGTTTTCAAGGCTTAAACACCCCGTCTGTAAATACCTCTGTGCATGGTTCATTTCTTGCAAAATGTACCCCCATAAATGAAGGAATCCAAGAAATATGAAGTCACAAATGTTCGAGAGTAAAATTTCAGCTGAGCCCCTTGTGTTAATATTTTCCTTGGCGTCGCACAATTTTTCTGTAACTTATACGAATTCATCAGAATATTTTAAAACAGGTGTCACATCTTCGTGATTGGCACTCCATCTAGTGTCAGATAGCTTAGATTTTCTAAAAAAATCACCCATATATGTGAAGAGGAcgagaaaaaaatatatacactttctAAAGTTGCAAAAAACGTTACACAGCTAGGGTTGGTTGCAAATGCATGAACTCCACACAAAATGAAAGAAAGGTTGAAATGTATTGGTTGATGTGTAATTTATACATCCAGATATGGAGTACCTACAGAAGCTATCTATACCGTATTTTAATAAGCTTTTTATGTGACTGCAAAATGTGTTACAATGTCTACtaattttttgtaaaagaaaacataaagtaaatattaaaactattttatgatATGTACCAAATTGTAGTTTTTGGGGTAGCCCGGAGTGGACTACCCCCTTCACCTCGCCCCCTAGTTACGCCGTTGCTCTGTGTATTGAtgataaaaagaataataattagtATGAAAACGAAGACCTTGGCTATAACATAATTAACAATAGTCGACAGACACCTAAGGATATTTACATGCAAATATAAAAATCTAGGAACAATATCAACGTGTGAGCATAGGTGTAATGAAATGATGAGAGAAAAATGTAGCCATATCAATTGGTATGAACAACTGAAGACACTGAAGACGTGTCAATGACAGTGAAGTAATAAAAGAAGTGTCAAAAAACCTGAAAACTGGAAGAAATGGTGTACCTTTGATATCTCTGGAGGATTAAGAaactttaaaaaagaaaaagcagaTTTCTTTAAGTCTATATGAACTTGTGCATATTATCTGTAATAATAGTGTATAGTATTTACTTCTGTGTGAGCCAAATAGTCACTTTGGGCCCTCTTTTTTAGCGCAGCTAACTTGGAACACCATTCCTCTCTTTGGTCAAAGGCTACTGTTGCTTGTTCTATTAACTCTACCATATATTTCTTTCTTGACTGCATGTCCTTTAACAGGGACTCCCAGATTATGTTGTAACGGGTCCTGAAAAGAATATTACCTCAATAGCTAACTCTCTTATCAAAATGTAAAGAAGacaatgttatttatattttttttgtaacgtTTCGATTCAAAAATAAACGAATGAACTTCTTAACGTGTCAGTAATAAGAAAACTGATACACAGTATTACCTTTCTTTAAGTAAGTGATCAATTTCTtctctcatttttttattttcggtcAGTATGGCACAGAACCTTTTCACGGCATTTTCCAGTCtgtcttttaaaatttttatcgaGTGATTTCCACTTCTCAATCGATTCTCGTAGTCGTAGTCGGTTATAATTGCTTTGGGGCGTAGATTTTGAATATCAGCGTCCATCTGAAACacaaaaagtggtacagtagacGGTACTGTTGACTAGCGCGAGGCTTAGTCTtagtttctgttttttttttaatttaaatatttttaaaatttgtttattattttttatagattttattagatgctgtttgtcaccgacactctttaaaatatacgtccaagaagcattgaggaattggagaaataaatgtagatttatgggcatcgaagtgggacaagaaactctgtatacattgttgtttgcagatgatcaggtggtggttgcaaccgatgaggaagatataaattatatgaatcgaaaattatttgaggaatatgccaaatgggggcttactgtaaacataagcaaaacagaatatttaaaaattggaggaaataccacagatctgaggcttgaaaacgcagtcataaaaggctgcaaccagtataaatatctaggaagcatcatatcagcagatggcagagttaagatagatgtacaaaaccgaataacccaagggaaaaaatgcatctgaatactgaattcattactgtggtctaataaaataaagatgcataccaaacttcgcgtatacagagcaattgtagaaccaattaccacatatggtgccgaatgttggacgatgacaaagaatgaacgagataaagtagacgttgtggaaatggattatcttagaaggtcatgtcgagtatcgagaatggaaagaatcaggaatgaggaaatacgaaaccgtacaggaattagagatactctttcagatagaatacaaggaaggcaattacaatggtatggtcatgtgatgagaatggaggaggagcggtggccaaagaaagctttaatgtatgttccgccagaaagaaggaaaaggggaagaccaccaaattcctggagaagagaaattacaaaaacaatgcaatctagaggcttagaagagggagattggagagataggaaaagatggaggctgaaatgcgggaagcggcaatcaccgtaggacccccgttatatgatgatgatagattttattaaatttcaaaTTAACATGTTGGATAACGGACTCTTCTCGTCACGTAAATGAACTCTTCCAAATGTTTACTGTGACTGCGAACTACGGACCTCTATTTCGTTTCGTGGCGCTTCTTCTGTGACGCTTGCATCAACATTTTACCATAGAAAAAAGTAAttcaatgccagtatagaagcttcgtttTAATATGGGTAGCTTTTAATAAAATCCCATCATAGAGAATGATGGAAATAGAAGATTTTATTGAATCTTATACTTGCTGGTAGAACTTGGCTTGATTTAAATGATTTGAATTCGTGTCACAGagaaaaaaataacgaaaaaacatACAGTTGACTCTTGAGCGTGTGTACCCCTTAATTAACTACACCATGTTCGTGAATGATATCTAATACCTGTTGATTCATTAGCTAGATCGGGCCCTTAGATGATCTGATATAATACAATCACTTACCTTTTTAATTTGAACTTCCAACTCTTTCAGCTGCTCCTTCTCTGTTTTTACCATACTGTCGTACTTCTCGTAATCTTCTACCAGTTTTTTCATCCTGCTGACTAATTTCTCGTCGTTCCTTTTCTGGTTTAAACATGTAGCTACGTTGATCTCTTCCGATATTTTTTCTCTTTCTCTTTTCAGAGTCTgcattatttttctttgtttttttagttttgtgcCGGTTTCTTCCAAGAAAGCTATGCGATCTTCGTCCATAATACGAAGCTGAAAACAAGATTTTTTTGTTATGAAATCTATGAGTGTCCATAATAGTCTTTTAGATATTATGAAACAGAatacaaagaaatgaaaaaaatagtACTTCTTAATATTCTTAACACAAGAGTGGGATACAATAAATCGTATCGCAGAACATCTTCACGTTAATAAAGGACACAACCATAGGTACAATATTGGCTCCTTCTCCTTTGTCCTTTATCCTTTGTAAgaatgtggtgacgttatggtattcaACGTTTGATTGCTATCCACTCTTTTTTCTCCTGTGTGAGATGGGCTGAGTGAGATAAAGAGAGAGGGAGTAACCGGTGGTGCACTTTATTTAGTCGGACCATGGAAGTGGAGATCTTTGTTGAGTTCTtttatcattttctttttcttcaaccAACAATCTCTCCATATTTTCTTTTCGTCCAGATATGTATCAAAAATCTTGACACCTATGATGTACCTATCCGCGATGAATGTTGGTGACCATCATTGTCATGAGACTGAATAGCTGATAAATGTAAAGTCCTGACTATGATATGGGACAGGTGGCACGAGGTCTTATGACAGAAAAATGTTACAGAATCATGAATCATAAATCATTAACCTTACAAAAAGCAATAGACATGTGTAGAGCATATGAAATTTCAAAAACACAGTTTGAAGAAGTTCAGTCAAGTCAAACACTTAATATTTATTCTGTAAACGGGGAAATGGTAATTAAACAGCAAGGGGAAAAGCTTCAAATAACAacttaaatactaaaataaacaaaagatgCTAACAGGAAGAAAACTCAAGGAAAAGTGGTCAGTGCAGAAAATGTGGCCGTGCTTATGAGTTCCAAAGGTGTCCAGCATTTGGTAAAATGTGCAATAAGTATTTGTATTATATCTATTTCGAGATTTACTAACTTTGCAATCAATATTGTTagtagtttttattttagaatgtttttattcTTAGTTCATTGTTGTAAGTTCTATGTTTTATTGAGAGGAAAATATGTCATGAGACTTAATAACTCATGGATGTAAAGTTCTGACAGGACTATGAGATGGGCAGACGGCAAGAGGTCACATGGCAGAAATAGAGGTTAAGCATTTAAGAATAGATTATCAACATACTGTATTACTGAAAGTTATAATAATAAAGATATACAACATCCCGATATTACAATCACCGTAATATTTATCTTGTCTGTGACTCTTTTAGTTGGTGATTGTGGTATTGTGGTGATATGGTGTTCTATTAATATTGAGATATTTGTGTAGTGTGCTATGCAGAGTATGGACATCATTTAAAGTCCATTCGACGTTGAAAGTCAGACTTTCTGTAGTATGTGTAGTGCTTGAAAAAATAAGCGCCCATACCAAGCGTAATTTGTTGTTCTTATTTAAGATCGTATCATTCCAGATTTTAACAAGATTggcagaaaataaataaaaatcgttTGTTATGCAGAAGACACAATCCTGATCTCTGATTACGAAGATAATATACAGCGAATGATACAAAAATTCAAAACAGCGACTGGTACATATAACAAAATGTGTAGTAACAAGATTTCcgacgaatgggagaggataggctaccaaaacgagcactgaacgccagaatgcagggaaagagaccagttggaaagccaagaaagcgctgggaagacacggagtccgtgtatggagaagagcagccacagacagacaagggtggaggcaaaaaataaaggaggccaaggctcattttgggctgtagtgccgtagaagaagaagaacaagatttCCAAATGATGCAAAAGTCTTGAGAAAAATATCTGGGAAAACACTTCTTATACACATTATGGGAACACAATACCGTAACACTCTTTCACTTTTTAGTCATACTATCCATTTCCTATCCAACACCCTTGAAAAAATTGCTACAATGAATAGAGATATAGACTCTGGGACACATTCTTCAGGCTAGGGTAAACATTGAAAGACAGAATAACGAATAACCAAATATATCATAAAATACATGAAATGGcattatattacttattttaatAAACTAGTTCAATTCATTTCGGCTGAAGTACAATTTCTAGTACCTATTCGTACAATCGAGTCAACTACGTTACGTTTGGAAAATTAATTAGTAGGTTACAATATTACAATGTATACAATATTACGATAAATTGTTGTATTATAATGTGTTTATTGCTATACAAGTGCTCCTTTAAAACTTTCTGAAATGCTTCTATTCCGGGCTTTATGTATAAGATATAACTGTCACGAGAAAATAGTTTCTGAACTATGTTTTTATAacgaaataatatatttttgtaaatttaaacaGAGCGGTTCTTGTCATTCATAAATTCAGTATATCTACTGTGTTTATTACCTGCCTGTGTAGTCTAGCCAGCTCTTCTTCGGCCATAGTAAGCATTTCCTTGTCATTGCTAGAATTGGCTCCTCTCCCTTGATTCATTTTACTTGTTAAATTTTTCTTGTCTTTATTTCTGCAGTCTAATTCGGGAAAACTAAGGAATGTACTATTTCTTTCTGTTCTAATGGAATTACTGTTTATTTGTTACCTAGAAACGGCGTCTAATAGAAATTCCTGCAGTGTGGCGCGTGTTTAGGCTTTTGACGACTATGCAGAGGCGTGTATTGGGGTGAGCAAGAAAATGGAAATGGaaacgatttttttattttacatatattatataaagttaaTTTGTAGTAGGTGTGTTGAGCTTGTGACTCATTGTGTGTTCAAGGAATCTTGTGAGTTTTGAAAGACAGGCAGAGATATTCGAACAACTGCGAATACTTTGCCTGTCTTTCAAAACTCATAGTACATAAAGGGGAAGTTATTCAGGAAACTTTTGGAATACACATTAAAAAGGCAAATCTTACTGACAAGTAAGACTATATAACTGGACAAGTGGTTAACCATCTgatatttgcagatgacatccaGATAGATGAGGCTAAAAATTTGTTCCTTTCGTATATGTTCATTGCATTTCATGAGTTGTTTCGTCTTTTTTAAGAACTCATCAGATAGGGCTAGAACCGAAGACAGATAAGAGCTGATGAATATTTACGTTAATAGAGCTACAAATTTATCtgcttttttacatattttccaGTATCTGTTGTTTTGGACATTTGTGCTTCCATCGATGAAACGCAtcatacctaattatttttcgcAATATCTGGCTTGGGTGGTTTTCTAGATCAGCTAACTTAATCCTGGCTCTTTTGACCATGGTGTCGATCACTTTTACTTGCTGCAGTTCTCTGGTCAGGAAACGTTGAGCAACCTATCTGGGTACATTTAGGCTTCCCATAGGCTGCTGTTTTGTACCgcttatttttatttgtaatttattttgCTGCATGTGAGTCCTCTTATTGACGCTTTAGCCATGTTTGCTTTTTGTAATGTTGTGTCTACATGTTTTTTAAACCTTGATCCATTATGATTCTCAGGTATTTAGGATCTCTCTTCCATTCGACGAGAGTGAGGTTGATGTAATCGCTAGGAATTTTCCTCATTTAGCTTTATTATCAATTTTTGAGATAATTATCGGTACATCATCTTACACACAGTACTTGAAAGCTGAAGGGCCTTTTCTTGGTtgatgtaatatttaattgatggTACCGTGTGGTGAAATTCACTGTAAGGTGACCATTTTATATGTGTTTGAGGAACGTTAATACGTGGTTGACAATTTTGGTGTTCCTGTGTGTGTCGGTGATATCCTTTCGATTGGAACACCCAGATGGATGGATGAAAATACTAAAGACTTCAGTTTAACTAGGCTGAAATACAAATAAGTTGATGCTGAAATCTTTTATGCAATTGTAGTCTTCCTTCAcgcttaatattttttaattattaattgtcTTCGGTGTTGATATGTCCTtatattagtttttataatatatgcCCCAAATAAGAACTACCGGAATTCTTGGTATTCCGTAGAATCACTGGTGTGTTCTCGATTCTTCTATGAAGTTAAGGTTTTACGAGAGAAAAGCAAGCTCTTTGATAAACTGATATCTAGATTTGTGTTCACCTATTTTTTGTGGATGTATATAAAACATACGAATTTACGGAAGAAATGTTCAGGAGCTGAAAAAAAATCGCCATCGTCCACCTTCTAGTGCGTCTGCTTGTCGAAAAAGTATCGCCTTTTTGTTCCAGACTATCGACC containing:
- the Ccdc114 gene encoding coiled-coil domain-containing protein 63, which translates into the protein MNQGRGANSSNDKEMLTMAEEELARLHRQLRIMDEDRIAFLEETGTKLKKQRKIMQTLKREREKISEEINVATCLNQKRNDEKLVSRMKKLVEDYEKYDSMVKTEKEQLKELEVQIKKMDADIQNLRPKAIITDYDYENRLRSGNHSIKILKDRLENAVKRFCAILTENKKMREEIDHLLKERTRYNIIWESLLKDMQSRKKYMVELIEQATVAFDQREEWCSKLAALKKRAQSDYLAHTEEMREIQRKLDHDFTLREFLSTKGQKRILKDLEEKERKKKEIQIQNLENRLIMLEDTMKQIQKFCDEKDVHKMASQYLKQEEENFALFNYVNELNHEIEMLEESLEEIQTKIDEQIEISQLKEKERQHNLEYLRAQLDIVTRETLTNEENVKNSENKVKAILEGIEDIFDLLLCDRGPILGLLGTDSSMNLFNVKIYLGTIEKKITGLITRLYFAEKAMMTQFKKFHRGNFVPVIN